One Oenanthe melanoleuca isolate GR-GAL-2019-014 chromosome 3, OMel1.0, whole genome shotgun sequence DNA segment encodes these proteins:
- the DLL1 gene encoding delta-like protein 1 produces the protein MGGRFLLTLAVLSVLLSRCQVGSSGVFELKLQEFVNKKGLLSNRNCCRGGGPGAGGLQQCDCKTFFRVCLKHYQASVSPEPPCTYGSAITPVLGANSFSVPDGAGGADPAFSNPIRFPFGFTWPGTFSLIIEALHTDSPDDLTTENPERLISRLATQRHLAVGEEWSQDLHSSGRTDLKYSYRFVCDEHYYGEGCSVFCRPRDDAFGHFTCGERGEKVCNPGWKGQYCTEPICLPGCDEQHGFCDKPGECKCRVGWQGRYCDECIRYPGCLHGTCQQPWQCNCQEGWGGLFCNQDLNYCTHHKPCKNGATCTNTGQGSYTCSCRPGYTGSNCEIEINECDANPCKNGGSCTDLENSYSCTCPPGFYGKNCELSAMTCADGPCFNGGRCTDNPDGGYSCRCPLGYSGFNCEKKIDYCSSSPCANGAQCVDLGNSYICQCQAGFTGRHCDDNVDDCASFPCVNGGTCQDGINDYSCTCPPGYNGKNCSTPVSRCEHNPCHNGATCHERNNRYVCECARGYGGLNCQFLLPEPPQGPVIVDFTEKYTEGQNSQFPWIAVCAGIILVLMLLLGCAAVVVCVRLRVQKRHHQPDACRSETETMNNLANCQREKDISISVIGATQIKNTNKKVDFHSDNSDKNGYKVRYPSVDYNLVHELKNEDSVKEEHSKCEAKCETYDSEAEEKSAVQLKSDTSERKRPDSVYSTSKDTKYQSVYVISEEKDECIIATEV, from the exons ATGGGAGGTCGGTTCCTGCTGACGCTCGCCGTCCTCTCGGTGCTGCTGAGCCGCTGCCAG GTGGGCTCCTCCGGGGTCTTCGAGCTGAAGCTGCAGGAGTTTGTCAATAAGAAGGGGCTGCTCAGCAACCGCAACTGCTGCcgcgggggcggccccggcgccgGCGGGCTCCAGCAGTGCGACTGCAAGACCTTCTTCCGCGTCTGCCTCAAGCACTACCAGGCCAGCGTGTCCCCCGAGCCGCCCTGCACCTACGGCAGCGCCATCACCCCCGTCCTGGGCGCCAACTCCTTCAGCGTCCCCGACGGCGCGGGCGGCGCCGACCCCGCCTTCAGCAATCCCATCCGCTTCCCCTTCGGCTTCACCTGGCCC GGCACCTTCTCGCTCATCATTGAGGCTCTGCATACGGACTCACCCGATGACCTCACCACCG AAAACCCTGAGCGCCTCATCAGCCGCCTGGCCACCCAGAGACACTTGGCAGTGGGCGAAGAGTGGTCCCAGGACCTGCACAGCAGCGGCCGCACTGACCTCAAGTACTCGTATCGCTTCGTGTGCGACGAGCACTACTACGGAGAAGGCTGCTCTGTCTTCTGCCGCCCCCGGGACGATGCCTTTGGTCACTTCACCTGTGGAGAGCGGGGAGAGAAAGTCTGCAACCCGGGCTGGAAGGGCCAGTACTGCACTGAGC CGATTTGTTTGCCTGGATGTGACGAGCAACATGGCTTTTGCGACAAGCCTGGGGAATGCAA atgcagAGTGGGCTGGCAGGGGCGATACTGCGATGAGTGCATCCGATACCCAGGCTGCCTTCATGGTACCTGTCAGCAGCCGTGGCAGTGCAACTGCCAGGAAGGCTGGGGTGGCCTTTTCTGCAACCAGG ACCTGAACTACTGCACCCACCACAAGCCCTGCAAGAATGGTGCCACGTGCACCAATACTGGTCAGGGGAGCTACACTTGTTCATGCCGACCTGGGTACACAGGCTCCAACTGTGAGATTGAAATCAATGAATGTGACGCCAACCCTTGCAAGAATGGTGGAAGCTGCACT GATCTGGAGAACAGCTACTCCTGTACCTGCCCCCCAGGCTTCTATGGGAAGAACTGCGAGCTGAGCGCGATGACTTGTGCTGACGGGCCGTGCTTCAATGGCGGGCGCTGCACCGACAACCCTGACGGGGGCTACAGCTGCCGCTGCCCACTGGGCTATTCTGGCTTCAACTGTGAGAAGAAAATCGActactgcagctccagcccttgtGCTAATG GAGCCCAGTGTGTCGATCTGGGGAACTCCTACAtctgccagtgccaggctggctTCACCGGGAGACACTGTGATGACAACGTGGACGACTGCGCCTCCTTCCCCTGCGTCAACGGAGGGACCTGCCAGGATGGCATCAATGACTACTCCTGCACCTGCCCCCCAGGATACAACGGGAAGAACTGCAGCACCCCGGTGAGCAGATGCGAGCACAACCCTTGCCACAATGGGGCCACCTGCCACGAGAGAAACAACCGCTACGTCTGCGAGTGTGCCCGGGGCTACGGCGGCCTCAACTGCCAGTTCCTGCTCCCGGAGCCACCTCAGGGACCCGTCATCGTGGACTTCACTGAGAAGTACACGGAAGGCCAGAACTCCCAGTTCCCCTGGATCGCCGTCTGCGCTGGGATTATTCTGGTcctcatgctgctgctgggctgtgctgctgtggtcGTCTGTGTCAGGCTCAGAGTGCAGAAGAGGCACCACCAGCCTGATGCCTGCAGGAGTGAGACTGAGACTATGAATAACCTGGCAAACTGCCAGCGCGAGAAGGACATTTCCATAAGTGTCATTGGTGCCACTcagattaaaaacacaaataagaAAGTAGACTTTCACAGCGATAACTCTGATAAAAATGGCTACAAAGTCAGATACCCATCAGTGGATTACAATTTGGTGCATGAACTCAAGAATGAGGACTCAGTTAAGGAGGAGCACAGCAAATGTGAAGCCAAGTGTGAAACATATGATtcagaggcagaggagaaaagTGCAGTACAACTAAAGAG TGATACTTCTGAAAGAAAGCGACCAGATTCAGTATATTCCACTTCAAAGGACACAAAGTACCAGTCGGTGTATGTCATATCAGAAGAGAAAGACGAGTGCATCATAGCAACTGAG GTGTAA